One region of Chryseobacterium sp. C-71 genomic DNA includes:
- a CDS encoding alpha-1,2-fucosyltransferase, producing MKIIAFKGGLGNQMFQYVFYNYLLSNCKDDIVGFYGRKELGDHNGFELKNCFQDISLPPKSLKSNFIINLFKLKNRLLNKGEMIESSNMQNKVFYGYWHDLDFFTPATLDLFNFNVSLNDENKLVLNKIKNSQSVSIHIRRGDYIGLNSIYGNICTIQYYKDSIEMIKQKVENPIFIFFSDDMAWVKENFNISNAEYIDWNTKENAYIDMFLMSNCKHNIIANSTFSWWGAYLNRNSDKIVIAPSKWINLPNQKLNIFPKNWIKL from the coding sequence ATGAAAATAATAGCTTTTAAAGGAGGATTGGGAAATCAAATGTTCCAGTATGTATTTTATAATTATTTGCTTTCTAATTGTAAAGATGATATAGTGGGGTTTTATGGAAGAAAAGAATTGGGGGATCACAATGGCTTTGAATTGAAAAATTGTTTTCAGGATATTTCTCTTCCACCAAAAAGCTTAAAGTCTAATTTTATAATTAATTTATTTAAACTAAAAAATAGACTTTTAAATAAAGGAGAAATGATTGAATCTTCAAATATGCAAAATAAAGTATTTTATGGTTATTGGCATGATTTAGATTTTTTTACGCCAGCTACGTTAGATTTATTTAATTTTAATGTGTCTCTTAATGATGAAAATAAATTGGTATTAAACAAAATAAAAAACTCACAATCTGTAAGCATACACATAAGAAGGGGAGATTATATCGGATTGAATAGTATTTATGGTAATATTTGTACTATTCAGTACTACAAAGATTCCATAGAAATGATAAAACAAAAAGTTGAAAATCCCATTTTTATTTTTTTTTCAGATGATATGGCTTGGGTAAAGGAGAATTTCAATATTTCTAATGCAGAATATATAGATTGGAATACTAAAGAAAATGCTTATATAGATATGTTTCTAATGTCAAACTGTAAACATAACATCATTGCCAACAGTACGTTTAGCTGGTGGGGAGCCTACCTTAATCGAAATTCTGACAAGATAGTTATTGCACCCTCAAAATGGATTAATCTTCCAA
- the wzy gene encoding O-antigen polysaccharide polymerase Wzy, translating into MLEFYVIILLVLISINLVYINKKIEIHNLLKIFITIAFVMWYFIPITLTLLGYTIVFDFLKIDMNFYYKLLIKELIFYNAILLLFTILFRKRKINFTNYRVIYYKENIRDIFFFRFSFIFLIIYIIFLVKNNLDYMENNSIENQQGGVLQVLAFFSNFLVAYFWVYFLYGADEKRKKWIGSVLITLSIVLVLGGSRIYLLGLIYVLYFIYKREEKKAKKVAISVFTAVFLVFSIVLLPYLSSSRVSDSDVSIKQNDVFNLALEEFNTKLNSFAYSTALLKYDGEEFAGFNPYLGSLLKFIPRVVWNEKPTATSFNSEVSGIPSRRVPYLLGDTSETFNTGVSAYAVSAWQMGIFTVVVSIVFNVVMLFFINRCFMHRSVYIKSLGFMMTGFPQLIMLPTYGDNIIQWAIQTMMFFLGLLFLRIIIIKKKSQNKYENNSF; encoded by the coding sequence ATGTTAGAATTTTATGTAATTATATTATTAGTATTAATATCCATAAATTTAGTCTATATAAATAAAAAAATTGAGATTCACAATCTCTTAAAGATTTTTATAACAATAGCATTTGTAATGTGGTATTTTATCCCAATAACTTTAACATTATTGGGCTATACTATTGTTTTTGATTTTCTTAAAATTGATATGAACTTTTATTATAAACTTTTAATAAAAGAGCTCATATTCTATAATGCTATACTTCTACTATTTACGATATTATTTAGGAAAAGGAAGATAAATTTTACCAATTATAGAGTAATCTATTATAAGGAGAACATTAGAGATATATTCTTTTTTAGATTTAGTTTTATATTTTTAATTATATACATAATTTTTTTGGTAAAGAATAATCTAGATTATATGGAGAATAACTCTATTGAAAATCAACAAGGTGGGGTTTTACAAGTTTTAGCTTTCTTTAGTAACTTTTTAGTAGCATATTTTTGGGTCTATTTTCTATACGGGGCAGATGAAAAAAGAAAAAAGTGGATAGGATCAGTTTTGATCACATTATCAATTGTTCTGGTTTTGGGTGGAAGTAGAATCTATTTATTAGGATTAATATATGTTCTTTATTTCATATACAAACGTGAAGAAAAGAAAGCTAAAAAAGTTGCGATATCAGTTTTTACAGCAGTTTTTCTTGTTTTTTCAATTGTTTTACTACCATATCTTTCATCTAGTCGGGTTTCTGATTCGGATGTAAGTATTAAACAAAATGATGTATTCAATCTTGCTTTAGAAGAATTCAATACAAAACTTAATAGTTTTGCTTACAGTACAGCTTTACTAAAATATGATGGTGAGGAATTTGCCGGGTTTAATCCATACTTAGGTAGTCTTCTCAAATTTATTCCAAGAGTAGTCTGGAATGAAAAACCAACTGCTACAAGTTTTAATTCTGAAGTTTCAGGCATTCCTTCCCGAAGAGTACCTTATCTATTAGGAGATACCAGTGAAACTTTTAATACTGGAGTATCTGCCTACGCAGTTTCGGCATGGCAAATGGGTATTTTTACAGTCGTTGTATCAATTGTTTTTAATGTTGTTATGTTATTTTTCATTAATAGATGTTTTATGCATCGTTCTGTTTATATTAAAAGTTTAGGTTTTATGATGACTGGCTTTCCACAACTTATTATGCTCCCAACTTACGGTGACAATATAATACAATGGGCTATTCAAACAATGATGTTTTTCTTGGGATTGTTATTTTTACGTATCATAATAATAAAAAAAAAATCACAAAATAAATATGAAAATAATAGCTTTTAA